A genomic segment from Aegilops tauschii subsp. strangulata cultivar AL8/78 chromosome 1, Aet v6.0, whole genome shotgun sequence encodes:
- the LOC109765975 gene encoding uncharacterized protein — protein MQQIAVDRSIGFQLHNLRGGGQKWRRILSVHTCTRHLPLPPPLALALRPLVPPPACSMGGYTPEGGGSGVRAARPGRYPPLASLVVSTIAAFSAVIVIAVLHSAYDDALSRTRTLLGHNLEPTPWHPFPHDKGRPPPRAALRCASYLSCLPPLSQPKPAAAAAANASRPRQCPSYFAAIRRDLAPWRRRDGGGGGITRALLESGRHRASMRVTITGGGTRLHVDLYYACVQSRALFTVWSLLQLMRRYPGRVPDVDLMFDCMDRPAINRTEHTGEGAPPPPPLFRYCTTRDHLDIPFPDWSFWGWPETHIEPWTREFRSIKQGSRRVRWPDRVPTAYWKGNPDVASPLRLALLACNDTNLWRAEIMRQNWEEEAKSGYQNSKLSSQCTHRYKIYAEGFAWSVSLKYILSCGSMALLIDPLYQDFFSRGLEPRVNHWPVSTVGMCESIRDAVEWGNAHPEDAERVGKRGQRLMQELGMDTVYDYMLHLLTEYAALLDFRPGPPHSSQEVCAGSVLCLADDRQRRFLEASAAYPATAGPCSMPPSDG, from the exons ATGCAGCAGATAGCAGTCGATCGATCGATCGGCTTTCAGTTGCACAATTTGAGGGGAGGAGGCCAAAAATGGCGCAGGATCTTATCAGTCCACACCTGCACTCGTCACCTCCCACTTCCTCCTCCACTTGCACTCGCACTACGTCCGCTCGTTCCGCCGCCTGCGTGCTCCATGGGCGGCTACACGCCGgagggcggcggcagcggcgtccGTGCCGCCCGCCCCGGACGGTACCCTCCCCTCGCCTCCCTCGTCGTCTCCACCATCGCCGCCTTCTCCGCCGTCATCGTCATCGCCGTCCTCCACTCG GCGTACGACGACGCGCTGTCCCGGACGCGGACGCTGCTGGGGCACAACCTGGAGCCGACGCCGTGGCACCCGTTCCCGCACGACAAgggccgcccgccgccgcgcgccgcgcTCCGGTGCGCATCCTACCTCTCCTGCCTCCCGCCGCTCTCGCAGCCgaagccggcggcggcggcggcggccaacgCGTCGAGGCCGCGGCAGTGCCCGTCCTACTTCGCCGCCATCCGCCGCGACCTGGCGCCCTGGCGGCgccgcgacggcggcggcggcggcatcacGCGCGCGCTCCTCGAGTCGGGCCGCCACCGCGCGTCCATGCGCGTCACCATCACGGGCGGCGGGACGCGGCTGCACGTGGACCTCTACTACGCCTGCGTCCAGAGCCGCGCGCTCTTCACCGTGTGGAGCCTGCTGCAGCTCATGCGGCGCTACCCCGGCCGCGTCCCGGACGTGGACCTCATGTTCGACTGCATGGACCGGCCGGCCATCAACCGCACCGAGCACACCGGCGAgggcgcgccgccgccgcctcccctgtTCCGCTACTGCACCACCCGCGACCACTTGGACATCCCGTTCCCGGACTGGTCCTTCTGGGGCTGGCCGGAGACGCACATCGAGCCGTGGACCCGGGAGTTCAGGAGCATCAAGCAGGGCTCCAGGCGGGTGCGGTGGCCGGACAGGGTGCCCACGGCGTACTGGAAGGGCAACCCGGACGTGGCGTCGCCCCTCCGCCTCGCGCTGCTCGCCTGCAACGACACCAACCTATGGCGAGCCGAGATCATGCGCCAA AActgggaggaggaggccaagtcCGGGTACCAGAACTCCAAGCTCTCCAGCCAGTGCACGCACCG GTACAAGATCTACGCGGAGGGGTTCGCGTGGTCGGTGAGCCTCAAGTACATCCTGTCGTGCGGGTCCATGGCGCTGCTGATCGACCCGCTGTACCAGGACTTCTTCAGCCGGGGGCTGGAGCCGCGGGTGAACCACTGGCCGGTGAGCACGGTGGGGATGTGCGAGTCCATCCGGGACGCCGTGGAGTGGGGCAACGCGCACCCGGAGGATGCGGAGCGCGTCGGGAAGCGCGGCCAGCGGCTCATGCAGGAGCTGGGCATGGACACCGTCTACGACTACATGCTGCACCTGCTCACCGAGTACGCCGCGCTGCTCGACTTCCGGCCGGGGCCGCCGCACTCGTCCCAAGAGGTCTGCGCCGGTTCCGTGCTCTGCCTCGCCGACGACCGCCAGAGGAGGTTCCTGGAGGCGTCCGCCGCGTACCCCGCCACCGCCGGGCCGTGCTCCATGCCGCCGTCCGACGGCTGA
- the LOC120961819 gene encoding cullin-1: MAGHGQDRKTIDLEDGWAFMQRGITKLINILEGKPEPQFSSEDYMMLYTTIYNMCTQKPPHDYSQQLYDKYREAFEEYIRATVLPSLKEKHDEFMLRELVQRWSNHKVMVRWLSRFFHYLDRYFITRRSLTALRDVGLICFRDLIFQEIKGKVKDAVIALIDQEREGEQIDRALLKNVLDIFVEIGLGNMDCYENDFEDFLLKDTTDYYSVKAQSWIVEDSCPDYMIKAEECLKREKERVGHYLHINSEPKLLEKVQNELLASYATQLLEKEHSGCFALLRDDKVEDLSRMYRLFSKITRGLEPISNMFKTHVTNEGTALVKQAEDSANNKKPEKKEMVGMQEQVFVWKIIELHDKYVAYVTDCFQGHTLFHKALKEAFEVFCNKGVSGSSSAELLATFCDNILKKGCSEKLSDEAIEDALEKVVRLLAYISDKDLFAEFYRKKLARRLLFDKSANDEHERSILTKLKQQCGGQFTSKMEGMVTDLTVARDHQTKFEEFVADHPESNPGVDLAVTVLTTGFWPTYKTFDINLPSEMVKCVEVFKEFYATRTKHRKLTWIYSLGTCNISAKFDAKTIELIVTTYQAALLLLFNGSTKLSYSEIVTQLNLSDDDVVRLLHSLSCAKYKILSKEPAGRTISPNDSFEFNSKFTDRMRRIKIPLPPVDEKKKVVEDVDKDRRYAIDASIVRIMKSRKVMAHTQLVAECVEQLSRMFKPDFKAIKKRIEDLITRDYLERDKDNANTYRYLA, translated from the exons ATGGCGGGCCACGGGCAGGACCGCAAGACGATCGATCTGGAGGATGGGTGGGCGTTCATGCAGCGGGGCATCACCAAGCTCATCAACATCCTCGAGGGCAAGCCCGAGCCGCAGTTCAGCTCCGAGGACTACATGATGCTCTACAC GACGATATACAACATGTGCACGCAGAAGCCACCGCACGACTACTCGCAGCAGCTCTACGACAAGTACCGCGAGGCCTTCGAGGAGTACATCCGGGCCACG GTCTTGCCATCATTAAAAGAGAAGCATGATGAGTTTATGCTCAGAGAGCTGGTACAAAGGTGGTCAAACCATAAAGTTATGGTTAGGTGGCTTTCACGCTTTTTCCATTATCTTGACCGGTACTTCATCACACGGAGGTCGCTTACTGCACTTAGAGATGTTGGGCTTATTTGCTTCCGAGACCTG ATATTTCAAGAGATCAAAGGGAAGGTAAAAGATGCGGTGATAGCTCTG ATTGATCAAGAGCGTGAAGGTGAACAGATTGACAGGGCCTTGCTGAAGAACGTCTTGGATATATTCGTTGAAATTGGGTTAGGTAATATGGATTGTTACGAGAATGACTTCGAAGATTTCTTGCTCAAGGATACTACAGATTACTATTCTGTCAAAGCTCAAAGCTGGATTGTTGAGGATTCTTGTCCTGATTACATGATAAAG GCTGAAGAGTGCCTGAAAAGAGAGAAGGAGCGAGTTGGTCACTACTTGCATATTAATAGTGAGCCGAAGTTGCTGGAG AAAGTGCAAAATGAATTGCTTGCCAGTTATGCAACCCAACTTTTGGAGAAGGAGCATTCTGGATGTTTTGCATTGCTTCGGGATGACAAG GTTGAGGATCTTTCAAGGATGTACAGACTCTTCTCAAAAATCACCCGTGGTCTGGAACCTATTTCTAACATGTTTAAAACG CATGTTACGAATGAGGGTACAGCTTTGGTCAAGCAAGCAGAAGATTCTGCTAATAACAAGAAG CCAGAGAAGAAGGAGATGGTTGGCATGCAGGAACAG GTTTTTGTCTGGAAAATCATTGAGCTGCATGACAAGTATGTAGCATATGTGACAGATTGTTTTCAGGGCCATACACTCTTTCACAAG GCACTTAAAGAAGCCTTTGAGGTCTTCTGCAATAAGGGTGTCTCTGGCAGTTCCAGTGCTGAATTACTTGCCACCTTCTGTGACAACATTTTGAAGAAAGGCTGCAGTGAGAAGCTCAGCGATGAGGCCATTGAGGATGCCCTTGAGAAG GTGGTGCGGTTGCTTGCGTACATTAGTGATAAAGATCTCTTTGCCGAGTTCTACAG GAAGAAACTTGCAAGGAGATTGCTTTTTGACAAGAGTGCCAATGATGAACATGAAAGAAGCATCCTGACAAAGCTCAAGCAGCAGTGCGGCGGGCAGTTTACTTCAAAAATGGAAGGCATGGTTACTGACCTTACTGTTGCAAGAGATCATCAAACTAAGTTTGAAGAGTTTGTAGCTGATCATCCGGAGTCGAATCCTGGGGTAGACTTGGCTGTTACTGTCTTGACAACTGGATTCTGGCCAACCTACAAAACTTTTGACATAAACCTTCCCTCTGAGATG GTGAAATGTGTAGAGGTTTTTAAGGAGTTCTACGCAACAAGAACAAAGCACAGGAAGCTTACCTGGATATACTCCTTGGGGACCTGCAATATCAGTGCAAAATTTGATGCTAAAACTATAGAGCTCATTGTTACAACATATCAG GCTGCACTGCTGTTGTTATTCAATGGATCTACTAAGCTTAGTTACTCTGAGATTGTAACACAGCTGAACCTGTCAGATGATGATGTTGTCCGTTTGCTCCATTCTCTCTCTTGCGCGAAATACAAGATTCTTAGCAAAGAACCAGCTGGTAGAACTATTTCGCCCAATGATTCTTTTGAGTTCAATTCAAAATTTACTGACAGGATGAGAAGGATCAAG ATACCCCTACCTCCTGTTGATGAGAAGAAAAAGGTTGTTGAGGACGTTGACAAGGACCGGAGGTATGCAATTGATGCATCAATTGTGCGTATCATGAAGAGTCGCAAAGTTATGGCCCATACACAGCTAGTTGCGGAATGTGTGGAGCAGCTCAGCCGCATGTTCAAG CCTGACTTCAAAGCAATCAAGAAGAGGATTGAAGATCTCATCACGAGGGATTACCTGGAGCGGGACAAGGACAACGCCAACACATACAGATATCTGGCTTGA